Proteins encoded by one window of Venturia canescens isolate UGA chromosome 2, ASM1945775v1, whole genome shotgun sequence:
- the Elp4 gene encoding putative elongator complex protein 4, with the protein MALNTPRAKSKIPCIPGTKPSIQNAQLLISTGIPSLDFMIGGGLPIGSIMLIEEDAYGNYARVMLKYFMAEGVVSSHPLFVASRDSRPAQLISEMPAPVSATLATSDSRVMDSQMQIAWRYQNMRIVESSPTGSQAFGHFYDLTKQMDKEIIDDAEITQWDGENGKWQADGFENSAYVDLLKNIQQTMKSGDFLVSANPEKRNILRIALHSIGSRLWLSDTEEATHNDLLRFLYCFRAIMRSAYAVATITVPTLNFDNSDALVQRLEHLSDTAIALESFMGSSKETNPVFKDYHGLLHIKKLAAINTLAPHCPESFDLAFKMRRKKFLIKILHLPPEFDDSAQREQDDSVPSGIGCSSGTGRLSLDF; encoded by the exons ATGGCATTGAATACGCCAAGAGCAAAGAGTAAAATACCGTGTATACCTGGAACGAAACCATCTATACAAAATGCACAGCTTCTTATTTCAACAGGAATTCCTTCCTTGGATTTTATGATAG GAGGTGGCCTACCCATTGGATCCATTATGTTAATAG AAGAAGACGCATATGGAAATTATGCGAGGGTCATGCTCAAGTATTTTATGGCCGAAGGAGTAGTTTCCTCTCATCCTCTGTTCGTTGCGTCTCGAGATTCCAGGCCAGCACAGCTGATATCAGAAATGCCAGCTCCGGTGAGCGCAACATTAGCGACGTCAGATTCTAGAGTTATGGACAGTCAAATGCAAATCGCATGGCGTTATCAGAACATGAGAATCGTAGAATCGTCACCAACGGGTAGCCAGGCGTTCGGCCACTTCTATGATCTGACTAAACAAATGGACAAAGAAATCATTGACGATGCTGAAATAACTCAGTGGGATGGTGAGAATGGAAAATGGCAGGCTGATGGCTTTGAGAACAGTGCATACGTTGATTTACTCAAAAATATTCAGCAAACGATGAAAAGTGGAGATTTTCTCGTATCGGCCAAtcctgaaaaaagaaacattttaaGAATAGCGTTACATTCGATTGGCTCGCGTTTATGGCTCTCTGATACTGAAGAAGCAACCCACAATGAtcttcttcgttttttgtACTGCTTCAGAGCAATAATGCGAAGTGCTTACGCCGTTGCAACAATCACCGTTCCTACTCTCAATTTCGACAACAGC GATGCGTTGGTTCAACGATTGGAACATTTGTCCGATACCGCGATAGCGCTCGAATCTTTCATGGGCTCGTCGAAAGAAACAAATCCTGTCTTCAAAGATTATCACGGTCTCTTGCACATAAAAAAACTCGCCGCTATCAACACACTAGCACCACATTGTCCCGAATCCTTCGATTTGGCTTTCAAAATGAGAcgcaaaaaatttttgatcaaG ATACTTCATTTACCGCCAGAATTCGACGACTCGGCGCAGCGTGAACAGGATGACAGCGTTCCTTCGGGAATTGGCTGTAGCAGTGGTACGGGAAGACTTTCATTAGACTTTTAA